The genome window TCGGCTCCTCAAGTTTGACCCCCTCCCCGTCCAGGTGAAATGTAATGGCGATCGCAGATGATCCGCTCCAATTCTGCTAACAATCGTTTACGACTACGCTGTGCTCGCCCAAATGTAGTCCACGGTAGAGAAATGGGAATTGAAAACAACCCTGCGCACCAAGTCTCAAACTCATGCCCCAACTCGGTTTGTGAACCTTGATCGAGACCGACGAATAATTTACAAGCAATATCGAGCGTATAGTTCCGCAGTTCAGGATACCAGGTTAGAGTCTCTAGGCTCTCCCAACGCTTGAGATAGGTGCGAGTAATCTCTAACATCATGGGGATATAGCTAGATAGCGATCGTGGCAGAAATGCTTGAGCAAGCAATTTGCGGCGACTTTGATGGGTGCCCCCAGTCTGTAAAGACAACGAGAGAGGACCGAGTAAAACTTTAGTACTGGTTGGCCAACTAATCGCGAAATATTCATTTTCTTGCGACAGAACGAAGCGATTAGCCTCAGCACCTCGCAAGAAAACAGTGGGCTGCCCCAGTAACTGAGTTCTAAAGACATCCCCATATTTTTCGTGGCGTTTAAGGGCAAACTTAGCATCTCCAAAAAATGACAAGGTTTCCCCTAAGAGCGGCCAGCCAGCTTGTCCGGG of Trichocoleus sp. FACHB-46 contains these proteins:
- a CDS encoding cytochrome P450; the protein is MKSVSDTATSKPLPPGQAGWPLLGETLSFFGDAKFALKRHEKYGDVFRTQLLGQPTVFLRGAEANRFVLSQENEYFAISWPTSTKVLLGPLSLSLQTGGTHQSRRKLLAQAFLPRSLSSYIPMMLEITRTYLKRWESLETLTWYPELRNYTLDIACKLFVGLDQGSQTELGHEFETWCAGLFSIPISLPWTTFGRAQRSRKRLLAELERIICDRHYISPGRGGGQT